In the genome of Synechococcus sp. CB0101, the window TGTTGTGGCTGCTGATCGGCTGGTGCTGGCGGAAGATCAGCGCCGCAGGGCGCTCCACAACGCGTGGCTCAGGGGAAACCGTCTCCCCGCATCGCCGCCGGCGCCACCGCTCAACGGCGCGAGCGCAGAGGTGGAACCAACCCCCTTGAACGCACCTGATCTCGAACCACTGATCCGCCTGGCAGCCTGATTGCAAGCGAGCATCAGCGCTTCAGCCACAGCGCCAGGAGCAGGCCGACGCCACCCCAGCGAAGGCCACTCCACAGTGCTGTTTCGCTCCAGAGGCTCGGCCGCAGCGGAACGGGCAACGGGTCCAACACGCGTTGCGCCAGTGCCATCCGTTGACGCAGGCGCCGGGCCTGAAGGCTTTCGTCGCCACTGCTGATCCGTTCAGCCCGCGACACCTGGGCCATCAGGTTCGCCAGCTGATGCAGCCAACGAATCGGCGTATGGGGAGACCTCGGGCGCTGCTGCATGGCGCCAGGATGGCCCTCCAGCCGAGGTTTCGTCCAGTGTCTACGCGTCAACCGTGGCCGGAAGGTAGCCGAGAAACGGCGGAAGCCCTGCATCGCCTGCTCACCATCGACAACCGCGATTGGCATGCGCTCAAAGGCCAACCCCAGCGGCGTGCAGCCGAACAGATCGCAGCGGCCCTGGTGCAGCTGCTCGATCCAGCCAACCCGGCCCATGCTCCGGTTCCCACCGCACAACGGGAGCAGGCCATCGCCCTGCTGGAGCATGGCCTGGGTTGGTTACGGGGTGAGCTGAAAGATCCGGGCTGTCCGAGCCACGGTCACTGAGGCGACGGTTGACGCCGCAAAGCCACCTGCACGCGATTGCCGCGCGCGCTCCAGCGCACGTCATCGAAGCAGGAGTGAATCAAAAACAACCCGCGGCCGCAGAGGGCATCAGCCTGCTCCGGCAACACCCCATGGCGGGCATCGCTGGGCACGCCGCAGCCTTCGTCCTGCACCTGAAACACCCACCAGCGAGGGGTCACAATCCGCCGCACCCGCAGGCATTTGCCCGGATCGTTGCCGTTGCCATGACGCACCGCATTCACCAGCACCTCCTGCAGGCCGAGTTGCAGTGAAGACAGCTGCTGGCTGCAACTGATCGGCTCGAGCAGCACCTCCAGCAGCGGGGAGAGCTGCAGGGTGGATGGGGTGATGAAATCGGCCCAGCGATGTGGCATCGAACCCAAACCGGCGGAGGCCCCGCCCAGTGATTCGAAACTACCGCTGCAGCGAACCGGCTGATCTAGGCCGACACGCGCTGTTGCAGCCCAGGATGCGACAGCAGCGCATCCATCAGACGCACGCCCCGCAACTGATTCACCAGGGGGAGATGGCCCTCAGGTGCCTCCAACGACCAGGTGAAGGCGGAGGGGTAACGCGTCCAGACGCCACCCTGCTTCCAGCCCAGCCGAGGCCAGAGTTGATCCCAACGGCCATTGAGGGAGCGCAGCAGGCGGATCTGCACCGAAAAGCCGAAGCGACCCTGGGAATACACCACCCAGAGGCGATCCAGGCTTTCCAGATCCACCGAGGCGATCGGAGGCACTTCGGAGTAGTAGACGTAGCCGCGCTTCACCGCTGCTTCACCGGCCAATTGGCGTAGGTGCTCGCTGGTGAGACGGTCGGCCTCTTCAAAGGCCTGCTCCACCAAAGCCTTCTGCAACGGGCCGTAATCGAGACCCGCCGCGCTATACACCGCCAGCCAGCCGTCGCTGTAACGCTGGCGAAAGGCCTGGCTGAGGCTGTCGTCCTCAGCCATCAACAGCTGAATCAACAGGCCTGCCGCCCAGTCGTCGGCGGTGGCATCGAGACGATCGATCTGTTCCGGGATCAGCGGCCGCAGCTCAGCTGCACGCTGCTGAACCTGCGTCAGCAGGCTGCGGCGCTGGCGGGGATTCGCCGCCAGAAAACGCTCCAACAGTTGCTCGGCGCTAACCGTGGTGGTGACGGGGGGTCCGGAAAGCATGTAAGGGGATCAGACCTGCCAGGGGCCAGCGTTGGCCCACTATGTCAGGCATGGCCAGGCCAGGGCGGGTTCATTGATGGTGGGGATGGAACGGAACCGCCAACCGGTGGAACGGTTTCTTGAGGGCACAGGTCCGGTGGTGGATGTGCGGGCGCCGGCGGAGTTTGCCCAGGGGCACATTCCAGGGGCCCGCAATCTGCCGCTGTTCAGTGATGACGAGCGCGCAGCCGTCGGCACCACCTACAAGCAACAGGGGCGCCAGGCCGCTGTGCAGCTAGGGCTTGAGCTGGTGGGGCCTCGGCTCGGGGAGCTGGGCAGCGCGCTCAACGCCCTCGCCGAAGCAGCAGGGGGTGAGCCACTGCGGCTGCACTGCTGGCGCGGCGGCATGCGCTCCGAAAGCATGGCCTGGCTGGCGGCCCAGCTCGATCTCTCGGTGCTCCTGCTGGAGGGGGGCTACAAGGCCTTCCGCCGCTGGGTGCTGGAGCGATTTGAGTGCAGCTGGCCGATCCATTTGATGGGTGGGCGCACCGGCAGCGGCAAAACCGATCTGTTGCTCGCCCTGGCCCAGCGCCAAGCGGCCGTGGTGGACCTGGAGGGGTTAGCCCATCACCGCGGCAGCAGCTTCGGCAGCCTCGGCATGCCACCCCAGCCCAGCACCGAGCACTACGAAAACCGCATCGCCATCGCCCTCCAAGGCATGCAGGAAGCGGAGCAAATCTGGGTGGAGGCAGAGAGCGTGCAGGTGGGTCGCTGCCGCATTCCCGCTGGGCTCTGGCGGCAGATGCAGGCCGCGCCACTGCTGGAAATCCGTAGGCCGCTGGAGGAGAGGCTGGAGCAGTTGGTGGAGGTGTACGGCAACCAGGACCCCACTGCGCTGCGCGAGGCCACCGAACGGATCGCCCGCCGGCTGGGCCCCCAACGCACCAGCGCCGCCTTGGCGGCCATTGCCGAACGGCAGTGGGGAGAGGCCGCGCGCCAGATGCTCGATTACTACGACCGCTGCTACGACCACGAATTGGAACGGCATGGCGGCTCCAATCAGCACCAGCTGCTGGGTCATGTCGATCTGGCTGGACTCAGTGCCGATGCCGCCGCCGACCAGCTGATCAGCCGTGGTGTGATCAGGACCCAGGGCCGGAACGCTGCCTAGGATCGAGCTTTGCTGGGTTCGATCGATGGCCGCCATTCAGTTCTTCCGCGGTGTCGACGAGCCTGTGGTTCCTGATATCCGCATGACCCGCTCGCGCGATGGGCGCACCGGTCAGGCGATTTTTGTGTTCGATCAGCCCGAAGCCCTCTCCCCCGAAAGCATGGGCGACATCGGCGGGATGTACATGGTGGATGAGGAGGGCCAACTGGTCACCCGCGAGGTGAACGCCAAGTTTGTGAACGGCAAACCAGCGGCACTCGAAGCCACCTACACCTGGAAAACCCCGGAAGATTTCGAGCGCTTCATGCGCTTCGCCCAGCGCTACGCCGACAGCCACGACCTCGGGTTCTCCCAGAAAGAGAACAACGCTGGCGATAACGCCGAAGCCGCCGAGTAAGCCAAAGACCATGCGATTTGGCCAGGCACTCGGTCTGATCGCAACGGCGGCCGCAGTGCTGTTGCTGTGGTCGCTGCGGCATGTGGTGATTCAGCTGTTCGCGGCCGTGGTGCTGGCCATGGCGTTATGCACCCTGGTGGGTGTGGTGCGCGTACGGCTGCGCTGCAGCCGCCCCCTGGCACTGCTGCTGAGCCTGGTGGGGCTGCTGCTGCTGGTGGCCGTAGCCCTTGCCGCCGTGGTGCCGCCGTTTGTGGAGCAGTTCCAGCAGCTGCTGCTGCAATTGCCCATCGCCGCCGACCGTGCCGGGACCCTGCTGCGTGACCTCATGGATGTGAGCAGCCGCATGCTTTACGGCCAGCAGGCCCTCGATTGGCTCCGGCAGAACTGGGGCAGCAGCAGCTCCAACACTGAAGCCCTTGGACAGGGCTTGCAGAACCTGCTCGGTTTGGCGGGAAATCTTGGCGGCGGCCTGCTCCAGCTGCTGTTTGTGCTGGCGGTAGCCCTGATGATTGCCGTGCAGCCCACGGCCTACCGCGAGGTGGCTGTGCTGCTGGCGCCGTCGTTTTATCGCCGCCGTCTGCGGGAGGTGCTGCTGCAATGTGGTGAAGCCCTCAGCAGCTGGATGGGCGGAGTGCTGATCAGCTCCGTCTGTGTGGCGCTGCTGGCGGGGATCGGGCTGTCGCTCCTGGGCGTGAAGCTGGTGGTGGCCAATGCCCTGCTGGCGGGGCTGCTCAATGTGATCCCCAATGTCGGGCCCACCTTGAGCACCGTGTTCCCGATGTCGGTGGCGCTGCTGGTGTCGCCGTGGAAGGCTCTGGCTGTGTTGGGGCTCTACGTGCTGGTGCAAAACCTGGAGAGCTACCTGATCACCCCATCGGTGATGCAGCACCAGGTGAAGCTGCTGCCTGGGCTCACCCTGGCGGCACAGTTTGTCTTCACAGTGCTGTTTGGTCCACTCGGCCTGCTGCTGGCACTGCCGCTGGCGGTGTGTCTGCAGGTGGTGATTCGTGAGGTGTTGATCCACGATGTGCTCGATCCGTGGCAGCGCCAACGCCTCTCCCCATGACCCTGCGCGGCCTGATCGGTTTGCTCGCCCTGGTGGTGCTGGGGCTGTTGGCCTGGGAACTGCGCTGGGTGCTGCTGGTGCTGTTCGGCGCCGTGGTGCTGGCGGTGGCTCTGGATGTGCCGGTGAGCTGGCTGCGGCGGTTCACGCCGATGAACCGGCCCCAGGCCCTCACGGTGGTGGTGCTGTTGTTGCTGCTGGGGGGCTGGCAGCTGGGTGAAGTGCTGCTGCCCGAATTGATCGAGCAGGTGCAGCAGTTCACCCAATTGGTGCCGGCACTACTCAACCGTGTGGGGGAGCTGCTGGGCGGGGTGGCCATGCTCGAAAGCCTGGAAGGTCGCGTGGCCGAACTGGCCACCTTCGACAAACTGCAACCCCTCGGCGGCCAATTGCTCGGCTTTGCAGGCGGCGCCGCCAACGGCACGATTCAGCTGCTGCTGATGGTGCTGCTGGCTCTGCTGCTGGTGCTCGATCCCCGCAGCCATCAACGCTTGGTGGTGGCGGCCACACCAGCCCACTACCGCGGCATGGCGGGTGAACTACTCAGCGCCTGCCGCCAGGCCTTGGGGGGCTGGCTGGCTGGGATGACGATCTCTGCCAGCGCGGTGTTTCTGCTCACCTGGGCTGGGCTGGCGGCGCTCAAGGTGCCCCTGGCTCTCTTGAGCGGCCTGGTCTGCGGCCTGCTCACCTTTG includes:
- a CDS encoding GUN4 domain-containing protein → MLSGPPVTTTVSAEQLLERFLAANPRQRRSLLTQVQQRAAELRPLIPEQIDRLDATADDWAAGLLIQLLMAEDDSLSQAFRQRYSDGWLAVYSAAGLDYGPLQKALVEQAFEEADRLTSEHLRQLAGEAAVKRGYVYYSEVPPIASVDLESLDRLWVVYSQGRFGFSVQIRLLRSLNGRWDQLWPRLGWKQGGVWTRYPSAFTWSLEAPEGHLPLVNQLRGVRLMDALLSHPGLQQRVSA
- a CDS encoding DUF6439 family protein, coding for MSTRQPWPEGSRETAEALHRLLTIDNRDWHALKGQPQRRAAEQIAAALVQLLDPANPAHAPVPTAQREQAIALLEHGLGWLRGELKDPGCPSHGH
- a CDS encoding AI-2E family transporter produces the protein MTLRGLIGLLALVVLGLLAWELRWVLLVLFGAVVLAVALDVPVSWLRRFTPMNRPQALTVVVLLLLLGGWQLGEVLLPELIEQVQQFTQLVPALLNRVGELLGGVAMLESLEGRVAELATFDKLQPLGGQLLGFAGGAANGTIQLLLMVLLALLLVLDPRSHQRLVVAATPAHYRGMAGELLSACRQALGGWLAGMTISASAVFLLTWAGLAALKVPLALLSGLVCGLLTFVPTIGPTVATLLPLAVALLVSPALALQVLILRLVLQNAEAFLLTPLLLSRTVNLLPTVALMAQLSLGALLGLPGVLLALPLVVVLQVLSQRVLVEQIMDRWL
- the mnmH gene encoding tRNA 2-selenouridine(34) synthase MnmH — translated: MERNRQPVERFLEGTGPVVDVRAPAEFAQGHIPGARNLPLFSDDERAAVGTTYKQQGRQAAVQLGLELVGPRLGELGSALNALAEAAGGEPLRLHCWRGGMRSESMAWLAAQLDLSVLLLEGGYKAFRRWVLERFECSWPIHLMGGRTGSGKTDLLLALAQRQAAVVDLEGLAHHRGSSFGSLGMPPQPSTEHYENRIAIALQGMQEAEQIWVEAESVQVGRCRIPAGLWRQMQAAPLLEIRRPLEERLEQLVEVYGNQDPTALREATERIARRLGPQRTSAALAAIAERQWGEAARQMLDYYDRCYDHELERHGGSNQHQLLGHVDLAGLSADAAADQLISRGVIRTQGRNAA
- a CDS encoding ATP-binding protein, giving the protein MPHRWADFITPSTLQLSPLLEVLLEPISCSQQLSSLQLGLQEVLVNAVRHGNGNDPGKCLRVRRIVTPRWWVFQVQDEGCGVPSDARHGVLPEQADALCGRGLFLIHSCFDDVRWSARGNRVQVALRRQPSPQ
- the psb28 gene encoding photosystem II reaction center protein Psb28, whose amino-acid sequence is MAAIQFFRGVDEPVVPDIRMTRSRDGRTGQAIFVFDQPEALSPESMGDIGGMYMVDEEGQLVTREVNAKFVNGKPAALEATYTWKTPEDFERFMRFAQRYADSHDLGFSQKENNAGDNAEAAE
- a CDS encoding AI-2E family transporter, with the protein product MRFGQALGLIATAAAVLLLWSLRHVVIQLFAAVVLAMALCTLVGVVRVRLRCSRPLALLLSLVGLLLLVAVALAAVVPPFVEQFQQLLLQLPIAADRAGTLLRDLMDVSSRMLYGQQALDWLRQNWGSSSSNTEALGQGLQNLLGLAGNLGGGLLQLLFVLAVALMIAVQPTAYREVAVLLAPSFYRRRLREVLLQCGEALSSWMGGVLISSVCVALLAGIGLSLLGVKLVVANALLAGLLNVIPNVGPTLSTVFPMSVALLVSPWKALAVLGLYVLVQNLESYLITPSVMQHQVKLLPGLTLAAQFVFTVLFGPLGLLLALPLAVCLQVVIREVLIHDVLDPWQRQRLSP